Proteins encoded together in one Yersinia mollaretii ATCC 43969 window:
- a CDS encoding divergent polysaccharide deacetylase family protein gives MRYFNTRRFIIVSTLLIANAAQAGKLSIVIDDFGYRPQNENKVLQMPLPISVAILPNAPYAREMAVKAHNQGREILIHLPMAPLSKQPLERDTLQPSMSSEEIQRIIRQAVSNVPYAKGMNNHMGSAMTSSLPGMQKVMQALEHYQLYFLDSVTIGNSQASRAAEGTGVKVIKRKVFLDDSQNEAAIRQQFNRAVELARRNGSAIAIGHPHPATIKVLQQMLPQLPSDIVLVRPSALLNEPQQNNSGAVSPGKSKPREPVRLKAIKQCHAKASYTPEKIYAGRMFSVIGESLMESPAMNFIQRYFTPSAPVEPIDKLNIGEPIIDKSTIDKPKIDELKIEAPTAEKSKVDNP, from the coding sequence TTGCGCTATTTCAACACACGCCGATTTATCATCGTAAGCACCCTACTGATCGCCAACGCCGCACAGGCGGGCAAACTTTCCATCGTTATTGATGACTTTGGTTATCGCCCTCAGAATGAAAACAAGGTGTTACAGATGCCGCTACCTATTTCGGTCGCCATTCTGCCTAATGCCCCTTATGCCCGAGAGATGGCGGTCAAAGCCCATAATCAGGGCCGTGAAATCCTGATTCATCTGCCAATGGCCCCCCTAAGCAAGCAGCCGTTGGAGCGCGATACATTGCAGCCGTCAATGAGTAGCGAAGAGATTCAGCGCATTATTCGCCAGGCGGTCAGTAACGTCCCTTATGCAAAAGGCATGAATAACCATATGGGTAGCGCGATGACCTCCAGTTTGCCGGGTATGCAGAAAGTGATGCAGGCGCTGGAGCACTATCAGCTCTATTTCCTCGACAGCGTGACCATCGGCAATAGCCAAGCGAGCAGAGCGGCTGAAGGGACTGGCGTCAAAGTGATTAAGCGTAAAGTCTTTTTGGATGACTCACAAAATGAAGCCGCGATCCGCCAGCAGTTTAACCGCGCAGTCGAACTGGCGCGTCGAAATGGCTCTGCCATTGCTATCGGGCACCCGCATCCGGCCACCATTAAAGTGCTGCAACAGATGCTGCCTCAGTTGCCGTCTGACATCGTATTAGTCCGGCCGAGTGCGCTGCTCAATGAGCCACAGCAAAATAACAGTGGCGCAGTCTCGCCGGGTAAATCAAAGCCACGTGAACCGGTTCGCCTGAAAGCCATCAAGCAATGTCATGCAAAAGCCAGTTATACACCAGAGAAAATCTATGCTGGCAGGATGTTTAGCGTTATTGGCGAGAGTCTGATGGAAAGCCCGGCGATGAACTTTATTCAGCGCTATTTTACGCCGTCAGCACCTGTAGAGCCGATTGATAAACTGAATATTGGTGAGCCGATTATTGATAAATCGACTATTGATAAACCGAAAATCGATGAACTGAAAATAGAGGCTCCAACAGCGGAAAAATCAAAAGTGGATAATCCATAA
- the tdh gene encoding L-threonine 3-dehydrogenase yields the protein MKALSKLKAEEGIWMTDVPQPELGHNDIMIKIRKTAICGTDVHIYNWDEWSQKTIPVPMVVGHEYVGEVVAIGQEVKGFNIGDRVSGEGHITCGHCRNCRGGRTHLCRNTVGVGVNRPGSFAEFLVIPAFNAFKIPDNISDELAAIFDPFGNAVHTALSFDLVGEDVLVSGAGPIGIMAAAVCKHVGARHVVITDVNEYRLDLARKMGVTRAVNVSKENLNDVMAELGMTEGFDVGLEMSGAPPAFRSLLNSMNHGGRIAMLGIPPSDMSIDWNQVIFKGLFIKGIYGREMFETWYKMAALIQSGLDLTPIITHRFSIDEFQEGFDAMRSGKSGKVILSWD from the coding sequence ATGAAAGCACTGTCCAAACTGAAAGCAGAAGAAGGTATTTGGATGACCGATGTGCCGCAGCCAGAGCTGGGCCACAACGACATCATGATTAAAATTCGCAAAACCGCTATCTGTGGTACTGATGTGCATATCTATAACTGGGATGAGTGGTCGCAAAAAACGATCCCCGTCCCTATGGTGGTCGGCCATGAGTATGTGGGTGAAGTGGTCGCCATTGGTCAGGAAGTGAAAGGCTTTAATATTGGTGACCGGGTGTCTGGGGAAGGCCATATCACCTGTGGACATTGCCGTAATTGCCGTGGAGGGCGTACCCATCTTTGCCGCAATACCGTGGGTGTTGGTGTGAATCGCCCCGGCTCTTTTGCCGAGTTTCTGGTGATTCCTGCCTTTAATGCGTTCAAGATCCCAGACAACATTTCCGATGAGTTAGCCGCTATTTTTGACCCCTTCGGCAATGCCGTGCATACCGCGTTATCCTTTGATTTAGTGGGGGAAGATGTCTTAGTTTCCGGCGCTGGCCCGATTGGTATCATGGCTGCCGCTGTCTGTAAGCACGTCGGCGCTCGCCATGTTGTTATCACCGACGTGAATGAGTACCGCTTGGATCTGGCACGGAAGATGGGTGTCACGCGGGCGGTTAACGTCAGCAAAGAGAACCTGAATGACGTGATGGCTGAGCTGGGCATGACAGAAGGTTTTGATGTGGGCTTGGAAATGTCAGGCGCACCGCCTGCGTTCCGTTCATTGCTTAACTCAATGAATCACGGCGGGCGTATTGCGATGCTGGGGATACCACCCTCTGATATGTCCATCGATTGGAATCAGGTGATCTTCAAGGGGCTGTTTATCAAAGGGATTTATGGCCGTGAGATGTTCGAAACGTGGTACAAAATGGCGGCGCTGATTCAATCCGGTTTGGATTTAACCCCGATCATCACTCACCGTTTCTCCATTGATGAGTTTCAGGAAGGCTTTGATGCGATGCGCTCAGGGAAGTCGGGCAAAGTGATATTAAGCTGGGACTAA
- the gpmM gene encoding 2,3-bisphosphoglycerate-independent phosphoglycerate mutase — protein sequence MSSTKKPLVLTILDGYGHREEQQDNAILNAKTPVMDRLWQQQPHTLIAASGLDVGLPDGQMGNSEVGHVNLGAGRIVYQDLTRLDKEIKEGDFFTNQTLTAAIDKAVTAGKAVHIMGLLSAGGVHSHEDHILAMIELAAQRGATAIYLHAFLDGRDTPPRSAEPSLKRFTEKFAELGKGRIASIIGRYYAMDRDNRWDRVQLAYDLMTQAKGEFTADNAVAGLQAAYARNENDEFVKPTVIQAAGEADAAMNDGDALIFMNFRADRARQITRAFVNADFDGFKRDKVVNFGDFIMLTEYAADIKVACAYPPASLENTFGEWLMKHDKTQLRISETEKYAHVTFFYNGGVEEPFKGEDRILINSPKVATYDLQPEMSSAELTEKLVAAIASGKYDVIICNYPNGDMVGHTGDYDAAVKAVETLDNCIEQVVAAVKAADGQLLITADHGNAEQMRDPATGQAHTAHTSLPVPLIYVGNKEVKAVEGGKLSDIAPTMLSLMEMEIPQEMTGKPLFIVE from the coding sequence ATGTCGAGCACTAAAAAACCACTGGTTCTGACTATTCTGGATGGCTACGGTCACCGCGAAGAACAGCAGGATAATGCCATTCTGAATGCCAAGACGCCGGTTATGGATCGTTTATGGCAGCAACAACCTCACACCTTGATCGCCGCCTCAGGTCTGGATGTCGGCCTGCCCGATGGTCAGATGGGTAACTCTGAAGTCGGTCACGTCAATCTGGGTGCGGGCCGTATTGTTTATCAGGATTTGACCCGCCTCGACAAAGAGATCAAAGAGGGTGATTTTTTCACCAACCAGACCCTGACCGCCGCCATTGATAAAGCGGTTACAGCAGGTAAAGCGGTTCATATCATGGGTCTGCTCTCTGCCGGTGGCGTTCATAGCCACGAAGACCACATTCTCGCCATGATTGAGTTAGCCGCCCAACGCGGGGCAACTGCTATTTATCTGCACGCTTTCCTCGATGGCCGTGACACTCCGCCGCGCAGTGCTGAGCCGTCACTGAAACGATTCACTGAGAAGTTTGCAGAGTTGGGCAAAGGCCGCATCGCGTCGATTATTGGCCGTTACTACGCCATGGACCGCGATAACCGCTGGGATCGTGTGCAACTGGCCTACGATTTGATGACACAAGCCAAAGGCGAGTTCACCGCAGATAACGCCGTTGCTGGCCTGCAAGCGGCTTATGCCCGCAATGAAAATGATGAATTCGTTAAGCCGACCGTGATTCAAGCCGCAGGCGAAGCGGATGCCGCCATGAACGATGGCGATGCATTAATCTTCATGAATTTCCGTGCTGACCGCGCCCGTCAAATTACCCGCGCCTTTGTTAATGCCGATTTCGACGGTTTCAAACGCGATAAAGTGGTTAACTTCGGCGATTTCATCATGCTAACGGAGTATGCGGCGGATATCAAAGTCGCCTGCGCTTACCCACCGGCATCACTGGAGAATACCTTCGGTGAGTGGCTGATGAAGCATGACAAAACTCAGTTGCGCATTTCTGAAACTGAAAAATATGCTCACGTTACTTTCTTCTATAACGGCGGCGTTGAAGAGCCATTTAAAGGTGAAGACCGCATTTTGATTAATTCGCCGAAAGTGGCGACTTATGACCTGCAACCGGAAATGAGTTCAGCAGAACTGACTGAAAAGCTGGTCGCGGCTATCGCCAGCGGTAAATATGATGTGATCATTTGTAACTATCCTAATGGCGATATGGTCGGCCATACCGGCGATTATGATGCCGCAGTGAAAGCAGTAGAAACACTGGATAATTGCATTGAGCAAGTGGTTGCCGCAGTCAAAGCCGCTGATGGCCAATTGCTGATCACCGCTGACCACGGCAACGCAGAGCAGATGCGCGATCCGGCAACCGGTCAGGCGCACACCGCCCATACCAGCCTGCCTGTGCCACTGATTTACGTCGGCAATAAAGAGGTTAAAGCGGTTGAAGGCGGCAAACTTTCTGATATCGCGCCAACCATGCTGTCACTGATGGAAATGGAAATCCCGCAAGAGATGACTGGTAAGCCGCTGTTCATCGTGGAATAA
- the kbl gene encoding glycine C-acetyltransferase, which produces MSLPSERNPFYQQLEQQLKTTRAEGLYKNERIITSAQQADISVADGNRVINFCANNYLGLANHPRLIAAAKKGMDTHGFGMASVRFICGTQDTHKELEQKLASFLGMEDAILYSSCFDANGGLFETLLGPEDAIISDALNHASIIDGVRLCKAKRYRYANNDMSELEAQLKQAKAEGARHIMIATDGVFSMDGVIANLKGVCDLADEYQALVMVDDSHAVGFVGANGRGTHEYCEVMDRVDIITGTLGKALGGASGGYTAGRKEVVEWLRQRSRPYLFSNSLAPAIVAASIEVLSLLEDGAELRDRLWANARLFREKMSAAGFTLAGADHAIIPVMLGDATLAQEFANALLKEGIYVTGFFYPVVPKGQARIRTQMSADHTTEQVERAIEAFVRIGKQLNVIA; this is translated from the coding sequence ATGTCCCTGCCTTCTGAGAGAAACCCGTTTTATCAGCAACTAGAACAACAACTCAAAACTACCCGTGCTGAAGGGTTGTATAAAAACGAACGGATCATCACCTCTGCCCAACAAGCCGATATTTCTGTCGCTGATGGGAACCGCGTAATTAATTTCTGCGCCAATAACTATTTGGGGTTAGCCAACCACCCACGACTGATCGCGGCGGCTAAAAAGGGCATGGATACCCATGGCTTTGGCATGGCCTCGGTGCGTTTTATCTGCGGCACGCAAGACACACATAAAGAGCTTGAGCAGAAACTTGCCAGTTTCCTCGGCATGGAAGATGCCATTCTTTACTCCTCTTGCTTCGATGCCAACGGCGGCTTGTTCGAAACCTTGCTTGGGCCAGAAGATGCCATTATTTCTGATGCGCTGAATCATGCCTCCATCATTGATGGCGTGCGGTTATGTAAAGCCAAGCGCTACCGCTATGCCAACAATGACATGAGCGAGTTGGAGGCACAGCTAAAACAAGCTAAAGCCGAGGGCGCGCGCCATATTATGATCGCCACCGACGGCGTGTTCTCCATGGACGGTGTTATCGCCAATCTGAAAGGCGTCTGTGATTTAGCCGATGAATATCAGGCACTGGTGATGGTCGATGATTCTCATGCGGTGGGCTTTGTCGGGGCCAATGGTCGGGGTACGCATGAATACTGCGAAGTAATGGATCGTGTTGATATTATCACCGGCACCTTGGGTAAGGCGCTGGGTGGAGCATCAGGGGGTTATACGGCTGGCCGCAAAGAGGTGGTCGAGTGGCTGCGTCAGCGCTCACGGCCCTATCTGTTCTCAAACTCATTAGCCCCAGCAATCGTTGCGGCTTCAATTGAAGTGCTATCGCTCTTGGAAGATGGCGCTGAACTGCGCGATCGTCTATGGGCGAATGCTCGCTTATTCCGTGAGAAAATGAGTGCTGCTGGTTTCACCTTGGCCGGTGCTGACCATGCCATTATTCCTGTCATGTTGGGTGATGCGACATTGGCGCAAGAGTTTGCCAATGCATTGCTGAAAGAGGGGATTTACGTCACTGGCTTCTTCTATCCGGTGGTGCCAAAAGGTCAGGCGCGTATTCGTACTCAGATGTCGGCAGACCACACCACAGAGCAGGTCGAACGGGCTATCGAAGCCTTTGTACGTATTGGTAAGCAACTTAACGTTATTGCGTAA
- the rfaD gene encoding ADP-glyceromanno-heptose 6-epimerase, producing the protein MIIVTGGAGFIGSNIVKALNNIGYKDILVVDNLKDGTKFVNLVDLDIADYMDKEDFVASIVAGDDMGDIDAIFHEGACSSTTEWDGKYVMDNNYQYSKDILHFCLDRGIPFLYASSAATYGGRTDNFIEDRQYEKPLNVYGYSKFLFDQYVREILPQADSQICGFRYFNVYGPREGHKGSMASVAFHLNNQINAGENPKLFSGSENFKRDFIYVGDVADVNLWFWQNGVSGIFNCGTGRAESFQAVADAVVDFHQSGPVEYIEFPEKLKGRYQAYTQADLTNLRAAGYDKPFKTVAEGVKEYLAWLNRPI; encoded by the coding sequence ATGATTATCGTCACTGGCGGCGCCGGCTTCATTGGCAGCAACATTGTTAAAGCACTGAATAATATAGGTTATAAAGATATTCTGGTCGTGGATAACCTGAAAGACGGCACTAAATTCGTCAATCTGGTGGATCTGGATATTGCGGATTACATGGATAAAGAAGATTTTGTTGCCAGTATCGTTGCCGGTGACGATATGGGTGATATTGACGCGATCTTCCACGAAGGTGCCTGCTCCTCCACCACCGAGTGGGATGGCAAGTACGTCATGGATAACAACTATCAGTACTCAAAAGATATCCTGCACTTCTGTCTGGATCGCGGTATTCCTTTCTTGTACGCCTCCTCTGCGGCCACTTATGGCGGACGCACTGATAACTTCATCGAAGATCGTCAGTACGAAAAACCACTTAACGTATATGGTTACTCCAAGTTTTTATTCGATCAGTATGTGCGTGAGATCCTGCCGCAAGCTGATTCGCAAATTTGTGGATTCCGCTACTTCAATGTTTATGGCCCACGCGAAGGCCACAAAGGCAGCATGGCGAGTGTGGCTTTCCACCTGAATAATCAGATTAATGCAGGTGAAAATCCTAAGCTGTTCTCCGGCAGTGAAAACTTCAAACGCGACTTCATCTATGTGGGTGATGTCGCTGACGTTAATTTGTGGTTCTGGCAAAACGGCGTCTCCGGTATTTTCAACTGCGGCACAGGTCGCGCGGAATCCTTCCAGGCTGTCGCCGATGCGGTGGTCGATTTCCACCAAAGCGGGCCAGTGGAATACATTGAATTCCCAGAAAAACTGAAAGGCCGTTATCAGGCATACACGCAAGCCGACCTCACTAATTTGCGTGCCGCTGGTTATGACAAGCCGTTCAAAACCGTCGCCGAAGGCGTCAAAGAGTATCTGGCGTGGCTCAATCGCCCGATCTAA
- the rfaF gene encoding ADP-heptose--LPS heptosyltransferase RfaF, giving the protein MKILVIGPSWVGDMMMSQSLYRTLKAEYPAADIDVMAPAWCRPLLARMPEVRHAIPMPLGHGAFAFEERRRLGLALRETGYDRAYVLPNSFKSALIPYFSGIKQRIGWRGEMRYFLLNDMRILDKEAFPMMVQRYVALAYDKEQIHSAADLPQPLLWPQLQVRDEEIAEITASYNLTDNRPIIGFCPGAEFGPAKRWPHYHYAVLAQKLIDAGYQVVLLGSAKDNEAGEEIRQALGEESREYCLNLAGQTSLDQAVVLIAACRAVVSNDSGLMHVAAALNKPLVALYGPSSPDFTPPLSDKSTVIRLITGYQKVRKGGSAQGYHQSLIDIQPEQVMDALEKQLATQKCSAKEGD; this is encoded by the coding sequence ATGAAAATACTGGTCATCGGCCCTTCTTGGGTTGGCGATATGATGATGTCGCAAAGTCTTTACCGCACCCTGAAGGCCGAATATCCGGCAGCAGACATTGATGTGATGGCACCCGCGTGGTGCCGTCCGCTTTTGGCCAGAATGCCGGAAGTGCGCCACGCAATCCCAATGCCATTAGGGCATGGGGCTTTTGCTTTTGAGGAGCGTCGCCGTTTGGGTCTTGCCTTACGAGAAACAGGCTATGATCGTGCTTATGTTCTGCCAAACTCATTTAAATCAGCTCTGATACCTTATTTTTCAGGGATTAAGCAACGCATTGGCTGGCGTGGCGAGATGCGCTACTTCTTGCTCAATGATATGCGCATTCTGGATAAAGAAGCCTTCCCCATGATGGTCCAGCGCTATGTTGCTCTGGCCTATGATAAAGAACAAATTCATTCAGCAGCGGATTTACCGCAGCCATTACTCTGGCCGCAATTGCAGGTTCGCGACGAAGAGATCGCAGAGATCACGGCGTCATACAATCTGACGGATAACCGGCCCATTATTGGGTTCTGCCCCGGTGCCGAGTTTGGCCCAGCAAAACGCTGGCCACACTATCACTATGCCGTGCTGGCGCAGAAACTGATTGATGCTGGCTATCAGGTCGTCTTATTAGGTTCAGCAAAAGACAATGAAGCGGGCGAGGAGATTCGTCAGGCGCTGGGCGAAGAGTCGCGCGAATATTGCCTCAATCTGGCGGGTCAGACCTCGCTGGATCAAGCTGTTGTGCTGATTGCCGCCTGTCGTGCGGTGGTCAGTAATGACTCTGGTTTAATGCATGTTGCCGCCGCATTAAATAAGCCATTGGTCGCATTATACGGCCCAAGCAGCCCAGATTTCACCCCACCACTGTCTGACAAATCCACGGTTATTCGCCTGATTACCGGCTATCAAAAAGTGCGCAAAGGCGGTAGCGCACAGGGTTATCATCAGAGTTTGATTGATATCCAGCCAGAGCAAGTGATGGATGCGCTTGAGAAGCAGCTCGCCACACAAAAATGCTCAGCCAAAGAGGGTGATTAA
- the rfaC gene encoding lipopolysaccharide heptosyltransferase RfaC: MHVLIVKTSSMGDVLHTLPALTDAMHTIPGIRFDWVVEEGFSQIPTWHPAVDKVIPVAIRRWRKNWFGTDTRQERCDFKRVVQQRSYDLVIDAQGLIKSAALITRIAKGVKHGPDCKSAREPFASWFYNCRHEIDPKQHAVERIRQLFAKSLGYEKPESYGDYAIAPRFLSQLPADAGQYLVFLHATTRDSKHWPESHWLQLIELLAPTGLKIKLPWGAEHEYQRALRLAEQAPHVEVLPKLSLQQVAEVLAGAKAVVSVDTGLSHLTAALSRPNITLYGPTDPGLIGGYGENQIAVISEQKNMDTISAETIMARLETLIS; the protein is encoded by the coding sequence ATGCACGTATTGATCGTTAAAACCTCTTCAATGGGCGACGTTTTACATACCTTGCCTGCGCTGACAGATGCCATGCACACCATTCCGGGCATTCGTTTTGATTGGGTGGTCGAAGAGGGCTTCAGTCAGATCCCCACATGGCATCCGGCAGTGGATAAAGTGATTCCGGTGGCTATCCGCCGTTGGCGCAAAAACTGGTTTGGCACCGACACTCGGCAAGAACGTTGTGATTTTAAACGTGTTGTGCAGCAGCGCAGTTATGATTTGGTGATCGATGCGCAGGGGCTAATTAAAAGTGCGGCGCTCATTACTCGCATCGCCAAGGGCGTCAAGCATGGCCCAGATTGCAAAAGCGCTCGCGAGCCATTTGCCAGTTGGTTCTATAATTGCCGCCACGAGATTGACCCCAAGCAACATGCGGTCGAGCGTATACGTCAGTTGTTTGCCAAAAGTCTGGGCTATGAAAAACCAGAAAGTTATGGTGATTACGCCATCGCGCCTCGCTTTTTAAGTCAGTTACCCGCTGATGCGGGTCAATATCTGGTTTTCCTGCACGCGACCACCCGCGACAGCAAGCACTGGCCTGAAAGCCACTGGCTGCAACTGATTGAACTGCTTGCCCCAACCGGGTTAAAAATCAAATTACCTTGGGGCGCAGAGCATGAGTATCAACGCGCTTTGCGGCTCGCGGAACAGGCTCCTCATGTTGAGGTATTACCTAAGCTCAGCCTCCAGCAGGTGGCAGAAGTTCTGGCCGGTGCAAAAGCGGTGGTGTCCGTCGATACGGGCCTAAGCCATCTCACCGCCGCGCTCAGTCGCCCCAACATTACGCTGTATGGCCCCACCGACCCGGGCTTAATTGGCGGCTACGGTGAAAATCAGATTGCCGTTATTTCCGAGCAAAAAAACATGGATACCATTTCCGCTGAAACCATTATGGCGCGACTGGAAACATTGATTTCATAA
- the waaA gene encoding lipid IV(A) 3-deoxy-D-manno-octulosonic acid transferase: MLLRLYQVLLYLIQPLIWLRLLLRSRKAPAYRKRWAERYGFCAGKVVAGGIMLHSVSVGETLAAIPLVRALRHRYPSLPITVTTMTPTGSERVQSAFGKDVHHVYLPYDLPGSVNRFLDQVNPKLVIIMETELWPNLINALHRRKIPLVIANARLSARSAAGYKKIGSFIRNMLQRITLIAAQNQEDGDRFIELGLRRSQLTVTGSLKFDISVTPELAARAVTLRRQWAAHRPVWIATSTHDGEEAILLEAHRQLLQRFPTLLLILVPRHPERFPKAVELTQKAGLSYTLRSKGEIPSASTQVVIGDTMGELMLLYGIADLAFVGGSLVERGGHNPLEAAAHAIPVLMGPHTFNFKDICAKLEQAEGLITVTDTLSLVKEITLLLTDEDCRLYYGRHAVDVLHENQGALQRLLHLLEPYLPQRSH, from the coding sequence ATGTTGCTGCGTTTATATCAGGTACTACTCTACCTTATTCAACCTTTGATTTGGCTACGGTTGCTGTTGCGTAGTCGTAAAGCCCCCGCTTATCGCAAGCGCTGGGCAGAACGTTATGGTTTTTGTGCTGGTAAAGTTGTCGCTGGCGGCATCATGCTGCATTCAGTTTCAGTCGGTGAGACACTGGCCGCGATTCCGTTAGTTAGGGCATTGCGTCACCGCTACCCGTCACTGCCGATTACCGTGACCACTATGACCCCCACGGGTTCCGAGCGAGTCCAGTCCGCTTTTGGTAAAGACGTTCATCACGTCTATCTCCCCTATGATCTCCCCGGCTCTGTGAACCGCTTCTTGGATCAGGTCAATCCTAAGCTGGTCATTATCATGGAAACAGAGCTATGGCCAAACCTGATTAATGCACTGCATCGCCGCAAAATACCGCTGGTGATTGCCAATGCACGCCTCTCTGCCCGCTCGGCTGCGGGCTACAAAAAGATCGGCAGTTTTATCCGTAATATGCTGCAACGCATCACGCTGATCGCGGCACAAAATCAAGAAGATGGCGATCGTTTCATTGAGCTGGGTCTTCGGCGCTCACAACTGACGGTCACGGGTAGCCTGAAATTTGATATTTCTGTCACCCCTGAATTAGCCGCCAGAGCGGTGACTTTACGCCGCCAGTGGGCAGCACATCGTCCGGTGTGGATTGCGACCAGCACCCATGATGGCGAAGAGGCCATTTTGCTGGAGGCTCATCGCCAATTATTGCAGCGCTTCCCAACATTGCTGCTGATTTTGGTACCGCGTCACCCCGAGCGCTTCCCGAAAGCAGTCGAACTGACACAGAAAGCTGGGTTGAGTTACACATTACGCAGCAAAGGTGAAATTCCTTCAGCCAGTACACAAGTCGTGATTGGCGATACTATGGGCGAGTTGATGCTGCTGTACGGCATTGCTGATTTGGCCTTTGTGGGCGGCAGTCTGGTTGAGCGCGGTGGTCATAACCCGCTGGAGGCCGCTGCCCATGCCATCCCTGTGCTGATGGGACCACATACATTTAACTTTAAAGATATCTGTGCCAAGCTGGAACAGGCTGAAGGGCTGATTACCGTCACCGACACCTTATCGCTGGTGAAAGAGATTACCCTGCTGCTGACGGATGAAGATTGCCGCCTCTATTATGGCCGCCACGCCGTTGATGTGCTGCATGAAAATCAGGGCGCACTTCAACGGCTATTACACTTGCTGGAGCCTTATCTGCCGCAACGGAGCCACTAA
- the envC gene encoding murein hydrolase activator EnvC yields the protein MKEKATFTISMATADITTGSKEFISLLPNKVVRHPWLALYASVFCAGVLLLPLSVNAADTPATTKTAENKNQLKTLQQDIAEKEKSVQQQKQQRSSLLDQLKQQENTIAQASRSLRETQGTLTTLDKEISSLTSSIAKLQSQQSQQQNILSKQLDAAFKQGQHSGLQLILSGEESQRSERILAYFSYLNDARQQSIEELKQTRTSLSAEKKTLEQKQNQQKALLDGQKNQQQKLEQARTARKKTLTSLEASLEKDQQGLAELKLNESRLRDQIAKAEREAKARAEREAKEAARVREQVKAKEQQAKKTGSSYKPSESERSLMARTGGLGRPDGQAVWPVRGNVSHRFGESLQGELRWKGMVISAPEGSEVKAIADGRVLLADWLQGYGLVVVIEHGKGDMSLYGYNQSALVNVGAQVKAGQPIALVGTSGGQGEPSLYFEIRRQGQAVNPQPWLGR from the coding sequence ATGAAGGAAAAAGCGACATTCACGATATCAATGGCTACGGCCGACATCACGACTGGCAGCAAAGAGTTTATCTCTCTGTTGCCAAATAAGGTTGTGCGTCATCCGTGGTTAGCACTCTACGCCAGCGTTTTTTGCGCTGGCGTATTGCTATTGCCATTATCCGTCAACGCCGCCGATACTCCTGCGACCACGAAAACAGCAGAGAACAAAAACCAGCTAAAAACACTTCAGCAGGATATCGCCGAAAAAGAGAAAAGTGTTCAGCAACAAAAACAGCAGCGCAGTTCATTGTTGGATCAGCTGAAACAGCAAGAGAATACCATTGCTCAGGCCAGTCGTAGCCTGCGAGAAACCCAAGGTACTCTGACCACGCTAGACAAGGAAATTTCAAGTCTTACCTCGTCCATTGCCAAACTGCAAAGCCAGCAATCTCAGCAGCAAAATATTCTGTCTAAACAACTTGATGCCGCCTTTAAGCAGGGCCAGCACAGTGGTTTACAGCTTATTTTAAGCGGAGAGGAGAGCCAGCGCAGTGAGCGTATTTTGGCCTATTTCAGTTATCTTAATGACGCCCGACAGCAATCCATTGAGGAGCTGAAACAGACCCGTACGAGCCTCTCTGCTGAGAAAAAAACGCTAGAACAGAAGCAAAATCAGCAAAAAGCGCTGTTAGATGGGCAGAAAAACCAGCAACAGAAGCTGGAGCAAGCGCGGACTGCGCGCAAGAAAACCCTGACATCGCTAGAAGCCTCGCTGGAAAAAGATCAGCAGGGTCTGGCGGAGTTAAAATTGAACGAATCACGTTTGCGCGACCAGATCGCCAAAGCAGAACGGGAAGCCAAAGCCCGTGCCGAGCGGGAAGCGAAAGAGGCAGCCCGTGTCCGTGAACAGGTGAAAGCCAAAGAGCAACAAGCCAAGAAAACCGGCTCCAGCTATAAGCCGAGTGAAAGTGAGCGCTCATTAATGGCGCGAACTGGTGGCCTCGGTCGCCCAGACGGTCAAGCGGTCTGGCCGGTACGCGGTAATGTGTCCCATCGCTTCGGTGAATCCTTGCAAGGAGAACTTCGCTGGAAAGGGATGGTTATCTCCGCACCAGAAGGCAGTGAAGTCAAAGCGATAGCGGATGGTCGCGTGTTACTGGCAGACTGGCTACAGGGCTATGGTCTGGTCGTGGTGATCGAACACGGTAAAGGGGACATGAGTTTATATGGCTACAACCAGAGTGCGCTGGTCAATGTCGGTGCTCAAGTAAAAGCCGGCCAGCCAATCGCGCTTGTTGGTACCAGCGGCGGTCAGGGTGAGCCATCACTCTATTTCGAAATCCGCCGTCAAGGACAAGCGGTTAACCCACAACCCTGGTTAGGAAGATAG